A genome region from Fusobacterium perfoetens includes the following:
- a CDS encoding YccF domain-containing protein — MSLILNILWLCCGGLVLALEWVLAGLLSIIFIITIPFASGCFEMAKSCLMPFGKEIVLKENLGSSPRPISAFFWIIFAGIWLALSHIISGIALCCTIIGIPFGIQNFKLIKVAFNPYKYTLVDKM, encoded by the coding sequence ATGAGTTTGATTTTGAATATTTTATGGCTTTGTTGTGGGGGATTAGTTTTAGCATTGGAGTGGGTTCTAGCAGGACTTTTAAGCATTATTTTTATAATTACTATACCTTTTGCAAGTGGTTGTTTTGAAATGGCAAAATCTTGTCTAATGCCTTTTGGTAAAGAGATAGTCCTTAAAGAAAATTTAGGAAGTTCTCCAAGACCAATAAGTGCTTTTTTCTGGATTATATTTGCTGGGATATGGCTTGCATTGTCTCACATTATTTCCGGTATAGCTCTTTGTTGCACAATAATTGGTATACCATTTGGAATACAAAATTTTAAACTTATAAAAGTGGCTTTTAATCCATATAAATATACTTTAGTTGACAAAATGTAA